The following are encoded together in the Acidobacteriota bacterium genome:
- a CDS encoding IS1595 family transposase, whose product MLHRIREAFPVGAAKPRGTVEVDETYVGGKQRNRHRAKRLLHSGENFWGKKPVVGAIQRDGPVVVAVIDTPDADTLTRFGERHVRHGSNVYTDDHGGYEDLMESYRHRTVKHSRGEYVNRDNPETHSQSIESWSGLKRSYIGVHHWWSRKHLRRHVEAAAGRHNLRRLPALDRMAATWRGMEGKRLRYRDLVA is encoded by the coding sequence ATGCTCCACCGGATCCGCGAGGCGTTCCCGGTCGGGGCCGCGAAGCCACGCGGCACCGTAGAGGTCGACGAGACCTACGTGGGCGGGAAGCAGCGGAACCGCCACCGGGCCAAGCGACTCCTCCACTCGGGCGAGAACTTCTGGGGCAAGAAGCCGGTCGTGGGCGCGATCCAGCGCGACGGGCCGGTGGTGGTGGCGGTGATCGACACGCCAGACGCCGACACGCTCACGCGGTTCGGCGAGCGCCACGTCCGCCACGGCAGCAACGTCTACACCGATGACCACGGGGGCTACGAGGATCTGATGGAGTCCTACCGCCACCGGACGGTCAAGCACTCCCGCGGCGAGTACGTGAACCGCGACAACCCCGAGACCCATTCTCAGAGCATCGAGAGCTGGAGCGGCCTCAAGCGCTCCTACATCGGCGTCCACCACTGGTGGAGCCGCAAGCACCTGCGGCGCCACGTCGAAGCGGCGGCGGGACGCCACAACCTGCGGCGCCTACCGGCGCTCGACCGCATGGCCGCAACGTGGCGCGGCATGGAGGGGAAGCGGCTGCGCTATCGGGATCTGGTGGCCTAA
- a CDS encoding DUF1080 domain-containing protein gives MRHFAASSFLPAGLLVLVGATAPGLSQPNPDSGWIDLTAGGIEDGWRQLGGVAEYALEDGVVVGTAVIETPNSFLATTEEYGDFALQLEFKIDEGLNAGVQIRSHSDPDYRNGTVHGYQVEIDPSERAWSAGIYDEARRGWLFPLSVNPAASRAFRQGDWNHLYIEAIGPEIRTWLNNVPATFLIDEMTPRGFIALQVHSVGPEQGGLQVRYRNVLLRTEDLAPSGRSFPYVVDTRPNRLSEAEAAMGWKLLFDGESTEAWRGAHREDFPATGWEVRDGELTVLGSEAGGQRGGGIVTRESFSAFELQLEFRMTEGANSGIKYLVTEGYGSAPGTAVAFEYQILDDMRHADAEAGRDGNRTLASLYDLLPATKTGRFVHGPGRYNHARIVVRADGAVEHWLNHQLVLAFDRKSAELDEAIALSKFAGREGFGKWPEGRILIQDHGDEVAFRSIKVRRLDGTE, from the coding sequence ATGCGTCACTTCGCAGCCTCGTCGTTCCTGCCGGCCGGTTTGCTGGTTCTTGTCGGTGCGACTGCACCCGGGCTTTCACAACCCAATCCGGATTCGGGCTGGATCGACCTGACCGCGGGTGGCATCGAAGACGGGTGGCGGCAGCTAGGCGGCGTGGCCGAGTACGCGCTGGAGGACGGTGTCGTCGTCGGCACCGCGGTCATCGAGACGCCCAACTCCTTTCTCGCCACGACGGAGGAGTACGGTGACTTCGCGCTGCAACTGGAGTTCAAGATCGACGAGGGACTCAACGCGGGAGTCCAGATCCGCAGTCACAGCGATCCCGACTATCGCAACGGCACGGTGCACGGCTACCAGGTCGAGATCGATCCGAGCGAGCGGGCGTGGAGCGCCGGGATTTACGACGAGGCCCGGCGCGGCTGGCTGTTTCCGCTGTCCGTGAACCCCGCGGCGAGCCGGGCGTTCCGGCAGGGAGACTGGAACCACCTCTACATCGAGGCGATCGGTCCCGAGATCCGGACCTGGCTGAACAACGTGCCGGCGACGTTCCTGATCGACGAGATGACGCCGCGCGGCTTCATCGCGCTCCAGGTCCACTCGGTCGGACCGGAGCAGGGTGGACTGCAGGTTCGCTATCGGAACGTCCTGCTGCGAACCGAAGACCTGGCGCCGAGCGGACGATCTTTCCCGTACGTCGTCGACACGCGGCCGAACCGCCTCTCCGAAGCGGAGGCGGCAATGGGTTGGAAACTGCTCTTCGACGGCGAGAGCACGGAGGCCTGGCGCGGCGCCCACCGCGAGGACTTCCCCGCCACCGGCTGGGAAGTGCGCGACGGCGAGTTGACGGTGCTCGGCTCGGAAGCAGGCGGGCAACGGGGTGGCGGGATCGTGACGAGGGAGTCCTTCTCGGCGTTCGAGCTCCAGTTGGAGTTCCGGATGACAGAGGGCGCGAACAGCGGCATCAAATACCTGGTCACCGAGGGCTACGGCTCCGCGCCCGGTACGGCGGTAGCGTTCGAGTACCAGATCCTCGACGATATGCGTCATGCCGATGCGGAAGCTGGACGCGACGGCAACCGGACGCTCGCCTCGCTCTACGATCTGCTGCCGGCCACCAAGACCGGGCGCTTCGTCCACGGACCGGGCCGCTACAACCACGCGCGGATCGTCGTTCGCGCCGACGGCGCCGTGGAGCACTGGCTGAACCATCAGCTGGTGCTGGCGTTCGACCGGAAGTCGGCGGAACTCGACGAGGCGATCGCCCTGAGCAAGTTCGCCGGTCGGGAAGGGTTCGGCAAGTGGCCGGAGGGCCGCATTCTGATCCAGGACCATGGCGACGAGGTCGCGTTCCGCAGCATCAAGGTGCGCCGCCTCGACGGCACGGAGTAG
- the larA gene encoding nickel-dependent lactate racemase, with amino-acid sequence MRVRLAYGRGGLMIDVPSERTTVIMPVQAPALADPDAALTAALRAPVAGPPLRELASPGQTVAISVCDITRAQPRREMVAAVLRELEGAVRPEDATILIATGTHRANTPAELQAMLGNEILGSCRVINHDARDDSSLVDLGETGNGVPTRLCRHWLEADLRITTGFVEPHFFAGFSGGPKMVAPGLAGLDTVLTLHDAVRVGDPRSTWGIVEDNPLHSDIRAIAARPEAKPHFSVDVLLDRQQRITHVFAGELFEMHRRACAAAKPIAMRETNHRFEVVVTTNSGYPLDQNLYQAVKGMSAAAQVVADGGTILCAAECSDGIPDHGRYAELLGRGGSPEELLRQIEARQEAEPDQWQVQVQALIQRRARVLVKADGLSGDQLAAAHFEPAPNLDAALAECVAARPDARICVLPEGPQTIPYVAD; translated from the coding sequence ATGCGCGTGCGCCTCGCCTACGGCCGCGGAGGCCTCATGATCGACGTCCCGAGTGAGCGGACGACGGTCATCATGCCGGTCCAGGCGCCCGCGCTGGCGGATCCCGACGCCGCCCTGACCGCGGCGCTTCGTGCTCCGGTGGCCGGCCCGCCGCTGCGGGAACTGGCAAGCCCCGGTCAGACGGTGGCGATCTCGGTATGCGACATCACGCGGGCCCAGCCGCGGCGGGAGATGGTCGCCGCGGTGCTGCGGGAACTCGAAGGCGCCGTCCGCCCGGAGGACGCCACCATCCTGATCGCGACCGGCACCCACCGGGCGAACACGCCGGCCGAACTCCAGGCGATGCTCGGCAACGAGATTCTCGGCTCATGCCGCGTGATCAACCACGACGCTCGCGATGACTCTTCTCTTGTTGACCTGGGGGAGACCGGCAACGGCGTTCCGACGCGGCTCTGCCGGCACTGGCTGGAGGCGGACCTGCGGATCACGACCGGCTTCGTCGAGCCCCACTTCTTCGCTGGTTTCTCGGGCGGTCCGAAGATGGTCGCCCCGGGGCTCGCCGGGCTCGACACCGTGCTCACCCTGCACGACGCCGTCCGCGTCGGCGATCCCCGGTCAACGTGGGGGATCGTGGAAGACAACCCGCTGCACAGCGACATCCGGGCGATCGCGGCGCGGCCGGAGGCGAAGCCCCACTTCAGTGTCGACGTGCTGCTCGACCGGCAGCAGAGGATCACGCACGTCTTCGCGGGCGAGCTCTTCGAGATGCACCGCCGTGCCTGCGCGGCCGCGAAGCCGATCGCCATGCGGGAGACCAATCACCGGTTCGAAGTCGTGGTGACGACGAACTCCGGCTATCCGCTCGACCAGAACCTCTACCAGGCGGTCAAGGGGATGTCGGCGGCGGCGCAGGTGGTTGCCGACGGTGGAACGATCCTTTGCGCGGCCGAGTGCAGCGATGGCATTCCGGACCACGGCCGCTACGCCGAACTGCTCGGTCGCGGCGGCTCGCCCGAGGAACTGCTCCGGCAGATCGAGGCTCGGCAGGAAGCCGAGCCGGACCAGTGGCAGGTCCAGGTCCAGGCGTTGATCCAGCGGCGCGCCCGGGTGCTGGTCAAGGCGGACGGGCTGAGCGGGGACCAGCTTGCCGCCGCTCACTTCGAGCCGGCGCCCAACCTCGATGCCGCGCTCGCCGAGTGCGTGGCGGCCCGGCCGGACGCGCGTATCTGCGTGCTGCCCGAAGGGCCGCAGACGATTCCCTACGTCGCGGACTGA
- a CDS encoding carboxypeptidase regulatory-like domain-containing protein, which produces MQSTRPRARLLAILLATACALLIGGAGFAQTITGTVQGYISDVEGGAIPGATVTVTNQDTGIARAVISDANGFYSAKALQVGTYTVNAELSGMQTTQQADVSVLVGQIKDVNLTLEIESTSEVITVTSEAPIIEVSRSGAANYIDEVAIESLPTVGRDFTDFAILTPGVQRDRSRGFLTMAGQRGMYSGLSVDGADNKSTFFGYGRGGEATENDGLIVAQDTVRQFQVITNGFSAEYGRHGGAFVNVVTKSGTNEVRGSAFAFFRDDSMAEDLPSSPLDDHFGNDGSRPVDEFDTQNYGFSIGGPFKRDRTHYYFGIDQRDQDIPFTRSLRSTGDFSTYDLIMQRAQNEPAFAALVDGFDRNADGSATGLFLRSVSNQILFGKLDHQISDANLITLRANLTDFERESSYLDEESLKTEDTLSFIASMTSVIGSRGVNEFRIQSADDNLDRLSLRVGTPIEAQVRFRFGSRDSVGKFDFLPIFVEESQLQIKNDFSYLFGAHDMKFGVDYSKDDLAQLFAGSRDGRYDFQSPEDFLNNNASNARIWFGDSTYPNYDETQAALAFYGQDSLKRDNLTLSYGLRYTSTDNPDGLDHIEPDGRQIPDTENLAPRFGFAMASDEGRSVLRGGVGFFFGRTPTLLFANQVQANGVPPNYGRINVRAGENGYVPLGTPIDNENPPPGITPAISYVDPAFDDAQTIRASLGWERELGSGWSAGVDAVYAEATGLQRNTDWNRQFGGYDEYGRPMWDGRVRDDVAEILVRQSRGESEYQAITIKANRRFTGRYQFGAHYTWGKDRDTDSNERSATGVTISDTGNLDYDWGLSDRDIEHRLVVTGMIQLPLDFQISGILNYQSGYPYTLVDSGVDFAYCSSVGWNCPDYRAVMGGLVVGRNTERNESIQTIDLRVGKFFRFGDGMRLDVFVEAFNLFDQNSFGVGFGQRNIRNEVVPDTLGIPSFLTTRPRQLQIGGRFSF; this is translated from the coding sequence ATGCAGTCGACCCGCCCCCGGGCACGTCTTCTTGCGATCCTCCTGGCAACGGCCTGCGCCCTCCTGATCGGCGGTGCCGGCTTCGCCCAGACCATCACCGGCACCGTCCAGGGCTACATCTCGGATGTCGAGGGCGGCGCCATTCCCGGCGCCACGGTGACCGTCACCAACCAGGACACCGGCATCGCCCGTGCCGTGATCTCGGACGCCAACGGCTTCTACAGCGCCAAGGCGCTCCAGGTCGGCACCTACACGGTGAACGCCGAGCTCTCCGGTATGCAGACCACACAGCAAGCCGACGTCTCCGTTCTCGTCGGTCAAATCAAGGACGTCAACCTGACGCTCGAGATCGAGTCGACCTCCGAAGTGATCACCGTCACCTCCGAGGCGCCGATCATCGAGGTCAGCCGCTCCGGCGCGGCCAACTACATCGACGAGGTGGCAATCGAGAGCCTGCCCACCGTGGGCCGCGATTTCACGGACTTCGCGATTCTCACTCCCGGCGTACAGCGCGACCGCTCCCGCGGCTTCCTGACGATGGCCGGCCAGCGCGGCATGTACAGCGGACTCTCGGTCGACGGCGCGGACAACAAGAGCACCTTCTTCGGCTACGGCCGCGGCGGCGAAGCCACCGAGAACGACGGCCTGATCGTCGCTCAGGACACGGTCCGCCAGTTCCAGGTCATCACCAACGGCTTCTCAGCCGAGTACGGCCGGCACGGCGGCGCCTTCGTCAACGTCGTCACGAAGTCCGGCACGAACGAGGTCAGAGGGTCGGCTTTCGCGTTCTTCCGTGATGACAGCATGGCCGAGGATCTGCCTTCGTCGCCGCTCGACGACCACTTCGGCAACGACGGCTCGCGGCCGGTCGACGAGTTCGACACCCAGAACTACGGCTTCTCGATCGGTGGTCCGTTCAAGCGCGACCGCACCCACTACTACTTCGGCATCGACCAGCGCGACCAGGACATTCCGTTCACGCGTTCGCTGCGGTCGACCGGCGACTTCAGCACATACGACCTGATCATGCAGCGGGCACAGAACGAGCCCGCCTTCGCGGCTCTGGTCGACGGCTTCGACCGGAACGCCGACGGCTCCGCCACCGGCCTGTTCCTGCGCTCGGTGAGCAATCAGATCCTGTTCGGCAAGCTGGACCACCAGATCAGCGACGCGAACCTGATCACCCTGCGAGCCAACTTGACCGACTTCGAGCGCGAGAGCAGCTATCTCGATGAGGAGTCGCTCAAGACGGAGGACACGCTGTCCTTCATCGCGTCGATGACCTCCGTCATCGGCAGCCGCGGCGTGAACGAGTTCCGCATCCAGTCGGCCGACGACAACCTGGACCGTCTGTCCCTGCGGGTCGGCACGCCGATCGAGGCGCAGGTCCGGTTCCGGTTCGGCTCCCGCGACAGCGTGGGCAAGTTCGACTTCCTGCCGATCTTCGTCGAGGAGTCGCAGCTTCAGATCAAGAACGACTTCTCCTACCTGTTCGGCGCCCACGACATGAAGTTCGGCGTCGACTACTCGAAGGATGACCTCGCGCAACTCTTCGCCGGCAGCCGGGACGGTCGATACGACTTCCAGTCGCCGGAGGACTTCCTGAACAACAACGCGAGCAACGCCCGGATCTGGTTCGGAGATTCGACCTATCCGAACTACGACGAGACGCAGGCCGCGCTCGCGTTCTACGGCCAGGACAGCCTGAAGCGTGACAACCTGACGCTGAGCTACGGCCTCCGCTACACGTCCACGGACAACCCCGACGGCCTCGACCACATCGAGCCGGACGGTCGCCAGATCCCGGATACGGAGAACCTGGCGCCTCGCTTCGGCTTCGCCATGGCGTCGGATGAGGGCCGGTCCGTTCTTCGCGGCGGCGTCGGCTTCTTCTTCGGTCGCACGCCGACCCTATTGTTCGCCAACCAGGTGCAGGCCAACGGCGTACCGCCGAACTACGGCCGCATCAACGTTCGCGCGGGCGAGAACGGCTACGTGCCTCTCGGAACGCCGATCGACAACGAGAACCCGCCGCCGGGGATCACCCCCGCGATCTCCTACGTCGATCCCGCGTTCGACGACGCGCAGACCATTCGTGCCAGCCTCGGCTGGGAGCGGGAACTCGGCTCCGGCTGGAGCGCGGGCGTCGATGCAGTCTACGCCGAGGCGACCGGCCTGCAGCGGAACACGGACTGGAACCGCCAGTTCGGTGGTTACGACGAGTACGGCCGCCCGATGTGGGACGGCCGCGTGCGCGACGACGTAGCCGAGATCCTCGTCCGGCAGTCCCGCGGCGAGTCCGAGTACCAGGCGATCACGATCAAGGCGAACAGGCGCTTCACCGGCCGCTACCAGTTCGGCGCCCACTACACCTGGGGCAAGGACCGCGACACCGACTCGAACGAACGCTCGGCGACCGGCGTCACGATCTCCGACACCGGCAACCTGGACTACGACTGGGGACTGTCGGATCGCGACATCGAGCATCGCCTGGTGGTCACGGGCATGATCCAGTTGCCGCTCGACTTCCAGATCTCGGGCATCCTGAACTACCAGTCGGGCTACCCGTACACGCTGGTCGACTCCGGCGTCGACTTCGCCTACTGCAGCTCGGTCGGCTGGAACTGCCCCGACTACCGGGCGGTCATGGGCGGCCTCGTTGTCGGCCGGAACACGGAGCGGAACGAGTCGATCCAGACGATTGACCTACGGGTCGGCAAGTTCTTCCGCTTCGGCGACGGCATGCGCCTCGACGTCTTCGTCGAGGCGTTCAACCTGTTCGACCAGAACAGCTTCGGCGTCGGCTTCGGTCAGCGCAACATCAGGAACGAAGTCGTGCCCGACACTCTCGGGATTCCGTCGTTCCTGACCACGAGGCCGCGCCAGTTGCAGATCGGCGGCCGGTTCAGCTTCTAG
- a CDS encoding glutamate synthase subunit beta — protein MGKDTGFKEYARAAVPYQDPLIRLSHYDEFLRPVPEEHLATQGARCMDCGVPFCQSNDGCPIDNLIPEWNDLVYQGRWREALRRLEQTNNFPEFTGRVCPAPCEGACVLGITDPAVTIKNIENAIVDRGFEEGWIVPRPPAKRTGKKVAIVGSGPAGLAAAAQLNSAGHSVTVFEREDRIGGLLMYGIPNMKLDKRLVVDRRIDLMRAEGIGFVTGAHVGVNVDAGELRRDHDAILLAAGATRPRDLPIPGRELSGIHFAMDFLTEHTRALLDADLPSDGAHPVEAPIHAEGRNVIVIGGGDTGADCIATAIRHGCASLVNFELLDRPPDGRALDNPWPEWPRIFRVEYAHAEAAARFGADPRVFSVLSKRFVDDGAGGVAGIETVRVVWRRDSAGRFTMEEVPGTEETFEAELVLLAMGFLGPEATLAEQLGLATDRRSNFAAEPGQYATSVEGVFAAGDCRRGQSLIVWAINEGRGAAARIDEYLTGSTELPVCSTT, from the coding sequence ATGGGCAAGGACACCGGCTTCAAGGAGTACGCGCGCGCCGCGGTTCCGTACCAGGATCCGCTGATCCGCCTGAGTCACTACGACGAGTTCCTGCGACCGGTGCCCGAAGAGCACCTGGCCACGCAGGGCGCCCGCTGCATGGACTGCGGCGTCCCCTTCTGCCAGTCGAACGACGGCTGCCCGATCGACAACCTGATCCCGGAATGGAACGACCTCGTCTACCAGGGGCGCTGGCGCGAGGCGCTCCGGAGGCTCGAGCAGACGAACAACTTCCCCGAGTTCACCGGTCGCGTCTGCCCCGCGCCGTGCGAGGGCGCATGCGTGCTCGGGATCACCGATCCGGCCGTGACGATCAAGAACATCGAGAACGCGATCGTCGACCGCGGTTTCGAGGAGGGCTGGATCGTCCCCCGGCCGCCGGCGAAGCGGACCGGCAAGAAGGTGGCAATCGTCGGTTCCGGGCCCGCGGGCCTTGCCGCTGCGGCGCAGTTGAACAGCGCCGGCCACTCGGTCACCGTGTTCGAACGCGAAGACCGCATCGGCGGCCTGCTGATGTACGGCATCCCGAACATGAAGCTCGACAAGCGCCTGGTCGTCGACCGGCGGATCGACCTGATGCGCGCGGAGGGGATCGGGTTCGTCACCGGCGCCCATGTCGGCGTGAACGTCGACGCAGGCGAGCTCCGTCGCGACCACGACGCGATCCTGCTCGCCGCCGGCGCGACGCGTCCGCGCGATCTGCCCATCCCGGGCCGCGAGCTCTCGGGCATCCACTTCGCGATGGACTTCCTGACCGAGCACACCCGCGCGCTCCTCGATGCTGACCTTCCCAGCGATGGTGCCCATCCCGTCGAAGCACCGATTCACGCCGAAGGCAGGAACGTCATCGTGATCGGCGGCGGCGACACCGGCGCCGACTGCATCGCGACCGCGATCCGGCACGGCTGCGCTTCGCTTGTCAACTTCGAACTGCTGGACCGGCCGCCGGACGGCCGGGCGCTCGACAACCCCTGGCCGGAGTGGCCGCGCATCTTCCGCGTCGAGTACGCGCACGCCGAAGCAGCGGCCAGGTTCGGCGCCGACCCGCGGGTGTTCTCCGTCCTCTCGAAGCGCTTCGTCGACGACGGGGCCGGCGGAGTCGCCGGCATCGAGACGGTCCGTGTCGTCTGGCGGCGGGACAGCGCCGGCCGGTTCACGATGGAGGAGGTGCCGGGTACCGAGGAGACCTTCGAGGCCGAACTCGTGCTGCTGGCGATGGGCTTTCTCGGCCCCGAAGCGACGCTCGCCGAGCAACTGGGGCTCGCCACCGACCGGCGCAGCAACTTCGCCGCCGAGCCCGGGCAGTACGCCACCTCGGTCGAGGGCGTGTTCGCGGCCGGCGACTGCCGCCGCGGCCAGAGCCTGATCGTCTGGGCGATCAACGAGGGCCGCGGCGCGGCAGCCCGGATCGACGAGTATCTGACCGGCAGCACCGAACTGCCAGTTTGCTCAACGACTTAG